In a genomic window of Ranitomeya imitator isolate aRanImi1 chromosome 5, aRanImi1.pri, whole genome shotgun sequence:
- the ATRAID gene encoding all-trans retinoic acid-induced differentiation factor codes for MMAAALLVTVLTLRSGALSAEVNCSSCPGEMENVSEVGRRCAAAAGARIVARCCVTGTDTIIGLDFHNCSITHLDPTLHLPFSLVAIDLSQNPLQDLPPEMFQGLTSLEYIALPPNISCPGGDGAWRSVNHSAGVCQDQKDGCNSTGGVELLCPENSLCAPAGPGSSQCVCAPGFSGYKCLREGSFPMVMFFGILSSVTVTLCVLLWCTQRKKVKSQ; via the exons ATGATGGCCGCTGCGCTGCTGGTGACCGTCCTCACCCTACGGAGCGGTGCACTGAGCGCTGAG GTGAACTGCAGCTCGTGTCCTGGAGAGATGGAGAACGTGTCTGAGGTGGGCAGACGATGCGCGGCCGCTGCGGGAGCGAGGATAGTTGCCCGCTGCTGTGTGACGGGGACAGACACCATCATAGG GCTCGATTTCCATAATTGCTCCATTACCCACCTGGACCCTACTCTCCATCTTCCCTTTTCTCTAGTCGCCAT AGACCTGTCCCAGAATCCTCTGCAGGATTTGCCGCCAGAGATGTTTCAGGGTCTGACCAGTCTGGAATACAT AGCGCTGCCCCCCAACATCAGCTGTCCTGGGGGTGATGGGGCCTGGAGGAGTGTGAACCACAGTGCCGGCGTCTGCCAGGACCAGAAGGATGGGTGCAACAGCACTGGAGGCGTGG AGCTGCTGTGTCCGGAGAACTCGCTGTGTGCTCCCGCCGGCCCGGGCTCCTCGCAGTGCGTCTGTGCTCCAGGGTTCAGCGGATACAAGTGTCTACGAGAG GGCTCGTTCCCCATGGTCATGTTCTTTGGGATCCTGTCCTCGGTGACCGTCACTCTGTGCGTCCTACTGTGGTGCACGCAGCGTAAGAAGGTGAAGAGTCAGTAG